One Candidatus Bathyarchaeia archaeon genomic window, CGGATGCCATGATTGCGTCGACCACGATTGCCATCGCGTCCGTCCCATTACAATCCACCTGCACGTAGTTCTGTTGCTCAGTAGTTATTGCATAATCGACCTCGAATCTACCGTTCTGGTTTGTTATATTGGTGAATCCTGGTATTGAGCCACTTGGATAATGAGGTCCGCATGGGCCAGCGTCGTTTATCGGAATGCTGGCTATTACGAAATCATGTGTAGTGGTCTGTATCGAGGCAGAACAGGCGCCGTGGGCGAAGTTTGCTGTACAGTCACCACAGTCAGGACCTGGACAGGAAACTGTGGCGGGAACGGAGGGGTCTTGATCAAAAACAGTCGAAGTGTCCGCACCCGAGACGGCGAGAACCTGCATTCCCCAGACTCTGTAGCAGCACTGATCTGTAACCACCGTAATATTGTCTGACTCCAACCTTGCATTAGCTACTGCATAGTATTCCCAAATCATTTGTCCTCCACTAGATGTCCGGGACGCATAAGATAGGCGCTCGGAAAACGTTAGACCACTACTATCACTAACTGAAGAGATTGTAGTGTTACAACATGTTTCAACGATAAGGAGAACCACATCGTTATTCTCAGCCGTGGACAGTAGCTGGGATTGTTGGCAGAACTGTCTATGACAATCGTTGACTCCCAAGCCGTCCAGCCGCAACTGTGAGTCTGCTCTGACAGGATTCGTCCCAACACCCACCATGACAACCGAGGAGATCAGGAGGGGAAGGAGGGAGGAGTAAATCCACTTTCGTGAAGCCACGAGAACAAGACTCCCGGTTGATAGCTAGTAAGGCCACCGTAATACTTCAATGGGCCGTTTACAAGTGACCACAATTGAGGAATCGCAAGACAATCGGACGTTTATCCCGCAACTTTATGTTTCGATAACAAGATCAGTCTTCCTAGCTTTGTCGGCCGTCTCATATCGGAAGGCGCGAGTGGAAGACTTCCCAGGAATGCTCAGTCTCATCAGAACCTCTTTTGACGGTGTCTTGCGAGAGCACGGATTCTTCGACGCGTCACCCTTCGCCTCCTCGAAAATGCCCGCGATTCCTCAGCAAGGCTTTCCCTGGTTCGAAATGGGCCTGAAAGAGGATAGCGAGGGATTCTGGGTCGCAGAAGTCGAAGGGAAAATGGCCGGACTGACATTGAGCTGGGTCCGAGGATCGCTTTGGTATCTAGCCCATCTGTTCGTATCTCCTGAGCACCAGGGCCTCAACATCGGACAGAACCTCATGGAGAAAGCGATGAAACACCACAAGAACTCCGCCATCACGAATAGAGCGTTGGTGACCTTCGCCTACAACCCTGTGTCCATTTCCCTTTACGCGCGTCACGGAATCTATCCCCGCGAACCGCTCTACTGGATGGAGGGTCCAAGCCAGAATGTGAAGACCAATGCTTCGAGTACGAAATTGCGAAGCGAGAAAGTCGTCGACTTTGAGAAAAGCAGACGCATTCTTTCGAAAATAGATGAGCTCAGTCTCGGTTATCCTCGAGAGAAGAACCACGAGTTTCTGCAGAGCCTTCCAACTGTTCAATGCCACCTATTTTCAATTGGGAACGAACCCATCGGATACGCGTACGTCTGGAAGAATGGAAGGGTAGGTCCATTAGCGTCCGTCATGCATGAAATATTTCGCGATGTCTTGAAGTCAGCTTTCAAGCTCGCCGCAGCCGAAGGAGCAGCGACCGTGGGTATCGCAGCGACAGGCTCGAATGAACAATTGATGCAGGTCGCTTTGGAACAGAAGATGAGAATCCTGGACAACTATCTCTTCATGTCGTCTAAACCCTTCTCTAACTTTTCCAACTACGTGTTGTACCCAACAGGCGCGATGCTCTAGGATCGAAGCGTCTCAGCTTGAAATGAGAGCGTCCCGAAATTCTGCTTCTACTTGAGCGAGCTGTTCCAGCGAGTCTGCTACCCTCGCCCATTTCTTCAGAACGGCGAAGGTTTGCGAAGCACCGAAAAGCTCAGCCTGCTTCTCCTTCATCCGCGCTAGTTCTGGATTCTTAGAGCCGAAGAAGTTGGCGAAGTCTAGCGCTCTCCTGGCTCCCAGTTTGAGCGAGAAGAACACCATAAAGCCCCGCTCAGCTGGTGAGACCTTGTCCTGTTTCACATGTTTCGCAAGTGTCATGATGGCATTCGAGTCTATGGTCCAGTTTTGCTTCGCCGCCAGGCTCTCAGCCTCTGAGTATACTTCTTTGAAGGATCTGAGGGTCGAGTCGTAAAGTTCATTCTGGCTCGGGCGATGGATCCGTCGCGGATAAGTCCAGTAGCGATAGTGTCCCCGATGGTAAGGTATACTGTCCGCTCGCCAGGCCAGCTCCAACTGCCGAAACGGAAGAAGAACACTTGGGAAGCCCTCTGGGTCATGAATCATAACGCCGTCTTTCTCAAATCGGTAGGCCAGAACGAAATGGTCGGCGCCCATCATTCTCTTGTGCAACGGGTTATGAGTAAGGAATCCCATGTCTAGCGGTCCAAGAACAGCCGCTGAGGTGGCAAGGTCGGATCTCAATTGTTCAGTGGGAGGTTGGCCTGGGTCGCTGGTCATCTTCTCCTCGAAGCCAAAGCCTAGCAGGTGAAGAGCGCGGGTTATTCCTAGATCTGGCGGGTTGGATATGCTGCTGAAGAATAGAAGTTTCTCTTTGGGCAGCCAGAACGCTCCAAGGCCGACCCCTGTGTAGGCTTCCATTTCGCGGGGGGAAACTTGTTCTCCGATCGTCGAGAGCAGCATGGAGGCTGTGTTAGAGTAGCAGTATGGGCCATTCCCGTAGAACGGGATCAGTTTCGTTTCTGCTTTCAACATCATACCCGCCTATAACCGGTCTGTTCGTATTATGTTTGATGAGTTCAAGTTATAGCGGTAGAAACGAGGCTGGCCGGTCGACCTTGGACGATCTTCTCAACAACCTGATCGGTCGCTGGTCCCTAACTGGAAAGATGGGTGACACAGCTCTCTACCAAGAGGTCAACGCAAAGTGGGTGCTTCGGGAATTGTTCGTGGAGATGCGCTGCTCCCCCCTTAGAGTCGGCGAGAAAGGAAACCCCGACTATGAGGCTCTCTATCTGATGGGGTATGACAAGAAGACCGGTGAATACATTCTGCATCTTTTCGATACGTTCGGTGTGACCTCGAAACCCGTTCCAGGAATCGGCGTGCGCAAGGACAACTCCATTCGCTTCAAGTTCGACTACACAGTTGGGCCGTGGTTTAACACATTCACCTGGGATCCTGACAGGAGATCTTGGAAGAACATCATCACATACGAACAGAAAGATGGACCCAAGGGAACGTTTGCAGAAAAAGAACTGATTGCTATCAGATGAGCCATACGGATGAGATTGGTGCTGTTAACAGTCCGAGCATCCAGACCTTAGCGGTTCGAAGACTGTTTCGCCGCAGTGTTCGCAGACAAGAATTTTTCCGATGAACTCGTTGTCAGAACGATATCTTGTTTCATGAACTGTTGATGCGCTACACGTCTGACAGAACAGTTGAGGTTCGAGACCGCGATCCATGAAGACAGGTTATCATTGCCCACGAGAATAAACGAGAGAGTGCAGCAAATCTAATGTCCGTTTGCTCCATGCGAATTCATCGGCAGACCGGTAATAATTAGCTGTTAAGCCTGTTCTGATTTTCTATCGCCCTTGTAATATTCCTCCTTCATCTCTGAACTTTTGAGCGCCCGGAGCCATGAAGACGTAGACTCCCAATCTCCTGTAGTTCTTCCGTATCCAGCGGTTTATCGACTCGAACCAGTTTCTGAATTCCGCAGGCTTCTTTGCAAGATCCTGCCTCTGGTTGTCGATGTAGTTCATGTCGGCCTGAATTCCTCCCGGCAGCATGACTCGTGACACCATCCAAGAGCGCCAATACTCGATGACAGGCGACTGAAACCCGTCAACTACATAGTAGCCCTTCTCAGGGACCTGTTCAGTAACAAGTGGCATCCCAGCCTCAGCATACTGCAACCAAAATCTCCGGGTCGACTCGTCCTGCGACGCCTCGGGAAAACTGTCTACAGGCGAAAAATCGGACCTAGGCGAGGTAGCGGGCAGAATCAGCAGGTTACCAAGGGACCGAAGATACTCCAGGAAGCGATCTTCGTCTTCTCTAGACATGTAGAGAACCAGCAGCTTAGGCAAAGTCTAGATCGCTCGGTGTGATCCAAGCCCTTCGAAGCCGGCCGATACATGGCTTACTGCCGTTCTTG contains:
- a CDS encoding GNAT family N-acetyltransferase, which gives rise to MSAVSYRKARVEDFPGMLSLIRTSFDGVLREHGFFDASPFASSKMPAIPQQGFPWFEMGLKEDSEGFWVAEVEGKMAGLTLSWVRGSLWYLAHLFVSPEHQGLNIGQNLMEKAMKHHKNSAITNRALVTFAYNPVSISLYARHGIYPREPLYWMEGPSQNVKTNASSTKLRSEKVVDFEKSRRILSKIDELSLGYPREKNHEFLQSLPTVQCHLFSIGNEPIGYAYVWKNGRVGPLASVMHEIFRDVLKSAFKLAAAEGAATVGIAATGSNEQLMQVALEQKMRILDNYLFMSSKPFSNFSNYVLYPTGAML